From the genome of Deltaproteobacteria bacterium:
CGGCGGAAAGGCCCGGCCTAATTTTTCACAGAGGATTTTTATCTCTCCCTGGTCAAAAGTCAGATTGTCGTCTTCAAAATCAAAGACCCGGTATCCCTCCTGATAACGAAGCCTGATTTCTTCAAAAACATCCCTTACCGATCGCCTTCGGTAGCCGGGAAAGGTGGTGTGTACCGAGCAAAAGGAACACTGATGCGGACAGCCCCGGGAGGTCATGATAAAGCACATGGGGCGCTTTTCATAGGTATAGGTTTCCGGGGCCAAATCGGAAAGATCCGGAATGGGAAGTTCCTCGATGGGAAAAGGGACGCCAGGGGGATTCAGGAATAGACGGCCGTCTTTTTTGTATCCGAGCCCCTGAACCCCTTCCAACCCCTGGCCTGAGGACCAGGCCTTGATCAATTCCATCAGAGGCCTTTCCCCCTCTCCCCGGATCACCCAATCGACGGCCGGATGGCGGAGCATCAACTCGGGCAGGGCCGAGCAATGGGAACCGCCGAGAACAATCGGGCATTCTAATTCCTTCTTGATGGTATCGGCGCATTTCAGCACCTCCCGGAAATAAGGAGAAAAAAGCGAAGAAATCCCCACCAGGTCGGGTTTTTCCTGAGCCACTTCCCGGGCAATGGTTTCAAGAGAGGCCCCGAAATGATAATAGTGGTGAAACAATGAAAAAGGGCTTTGGTCCGGCCAGGGGTAATAGTCTTTCAGATAAGCCAACTCTTTGGGCAGGGCGATGGTCCGTCGGCCCCAGCCTTGATGAAAATCTTTGATCACCACTTCCCATTCCGGCAGGTGCTTTTTCATCGCCCCCTTTAAATAAGCTAATCCGATGGGCTGAAGCCTAATGGCCGTATCATAGAAATCCTGGACGGGCGGCTGGATCAGGACGAGTTTCATGGCGGTTCTTTCTTGTATTGTTATCTGGAAATGATTATACTATAGACAAAAATTGAATCATTAATAAAAGAGATGGTTTTATGGAAAAAATTCAGATAAT
Proteins encoded in this window:
- a CDS encoding B12-binding domain-containing radical SAM protein, whose translation is MKLVLIQPPVQDFYDTAIRLQPIGLAYLKGAMKKHLPEWEVVIKDFHQGWGRRTIALPKELAYLKDYYPWPDQSPFSLFHHYYHFGASLETIAREVAQEKPDLVGISSLFSPYFREVLKCADTIKKELECPIVLGGSHCSALPELMLRHPAVDWVIRGEGERPLMELIKAWSSGQGLEGVQGLGYKKDGRLFLNPPGVPFPIEELPIPDLSDLAPETYTYEKRPMCFIMTSRGCPHQCSFCSVHTTFPGYRRRSVRDVFEEIRLRYQEGYRVFDFEDDNLTFDQGEIKILCEKLGRAFPPGKIELLAMNGISYQSLNSELLILMKEAGFTHLNLSLVSSSPVIRREALRPRGMKHYLAVVHEAFRLGFKIVSYQILGLPGESLNSMIRTLRVNSQLPVLLGASPFYLTPGTPIAQKFPEPTESDVLKSCLTAMAIETDNFKREDIYTLFAATRMINFFKGLRFHDPTINLKTALGIARKGGRRSALGAEIFERLLAEGRLYAAVKEGYRDLPRFRAGLFSDLWSRLDHIKTQEGRIIKTS